From Ananas comosus cultivar F153 linkage group 8, ASM154086v1, whole genome shotgun sequence, one genomic window encodes:
- the LOC109714590 gene encoding double-stranded RNA-binding protein 6-like translates to MYKNQLQELAQRSCFNLPSYTCIREGPDHAPRFKATVNFNGEVFESPSFCTTLRQAEHSAAEVALCALSHRGPSHSLAARILDETGVYKNLLQEVAQRVGAPLPSYTTVRSGLGHLPVFTCTVELAGITFTGEPAKNKKQAEKNAAMAAWSSLKQLAQQAASSSSELENNDEQEQIKIARALLNYRLKEKMAMAAHNPHISPFPKKFPQIPDNHRRPPAIQPQPSLCSKILPLIRPKSNPRARPVSPGFIPDNSTLPHKFPAAGAAPYVPIRQLGMTCHGMAPPVTIRTAVPVFSAPPLPPPPVAIMGRPPIRMASPVRIRPAVPVFAARPPVSAMSSVIPVQVKDVRAPVKEVLPAASAAPPLKETDGNANCSADTVAKSPDKSIVVEGLKQLEIK, encoded by the exons ATGTACAAGAACCAGCTGCAGGAGCTGGCGCAGCGGAGCTGCTTCAACCTGCCGTCGTACACCTGCATCCGGGAGGGCCCCGACCACGCGCCGCGCTTCAAGGCCACCGTGAACTTCAACGGCGAGGTGTTCGAGAGCCCCAGCTTCTGCACCACCCTGCGCCAGGCCGAGCACTCCGCCGCCGAGGTCGCCCTCTGCGCCCTCTCCCACCGCGGCCCCTCCCACTCCCTCGCCGCTCGAATCCTG GATGAAACAGGGGTCTACAAGAATCTGCTACAGGAAGTAGCCCAAAGAGTTGGAGCTCCATTGCCATCGTACACAACTGTACGCTCTGGCCTTGGTCACCTTCCTGTATTCACATGCACGGTGGAGCTAGCAGGAATCACTTTTACCGGTGAACCGGCAAAGAATAAGAAGCAAGCAGAGAAGAATGCCGCCATGGCCGCATGGTCTTCATTAAAACAAT TGGCACAGCAAGCAGCGAGCTCATCATCTGAACTGGAGAACAACGACGAGCAGGAGCAGATCAAGATAGCCCGTGCGCTACTCAACTATCGGCTCAAGGAAAAGATGGCGATGGCCGCCCATAACCCTCACATCTCACCATTCCCCAAGAAGTTCCCACAAATCCCAGATAATCATAGAAGACCTCCAGCAATTCAACCTCAACCCTCCTTGTGCTCAAAAATTCTCCCGCTGATCCGACCGAAATCTAATCCGAGAGCCCGACCTGTTTCCCCTGGTTTTATACCAGATAATAGTACATTACCGCACAAGTTCCCTGCTGCCGGAGCTGCACCTTATGTTCCTATTAGGCAGTTGGGGATGACTTGCCATGGAATGGCTCCGCCGGTGACAATAAGGACAGCTGTGCCGGTGTTCTCAGCTCCGCCTCTTCCGCCACCGCCAGTGGCCATTATGGGCCGCCCGCCAATTCGGATGGCGTCACCTGTTCGTATCAGGCCTGCTGTTCCAGTGTTTGCCGCTAGGCCTCCCGTATCGGCCATGAGTTCTGTCATTCCTGTTCAGGTAAAGGATGTCCGTGCACCAGTTAAGGAAGTGCTGCCGGCTGCCTCCGCCGCCCCTCCTCTGAAGGAGACCGACGGAAACGCCAACTGTAGTGCAGACACTGTTGCGAAAAGTCCCGACAAAAGTATAGTAGTAGAGGGGTTGAAGCAACTTGAGATCAAGTGA
- the LOC109714486 gene encoding ubiquitin-like protein 5: protein MIEVVLNDRLGKKVRVKCNDDDTIGDLKKLVAAQTGTRPEKIRIQKWYNIYKDHITLKDYEIHDGMGLELYYN from the coding sequence ATGATCGAGGTGGTGCTCAACGATCGGCTGGGGAAGAAGGTGCGGGTGAAGTGCAACGACGACGACACCATCGGCGACCTGAAGAAGCTCGTGGCGGCGCAAACGGGGACGCGCCCGGAGAAGATCCGGATCCAGAAGTGGTACAACATCTACAAGGACCACATCACCCTCAAGGACTACGAGATCCACGACGGCATGGGCCTCGAGCTCTACTACAACTGA
- the LOC109713972 gene encoding homeobox-leucine zipper protein HOX9-like isoform X1 codes for MAAAVAARGASGGGLDKQAMDAGKYVRYTPEQVEALERVYAECPKPSSIRRQQLIRECPILSNIEPKQIKVWFQNRRCRDKQRKEASRLQAVNRKLTAMNKLLMEENERLQKQVSQLVHENAYMRQQLQKASLANDTSCESVVTTPQNSLRHASNPAGLPSIAEETLAEFLSKATGTAVDWVQLPGMKPGPDSVGIVAISHGCNGVAARACGLVNLEPTKIVEILKDRPSWFRDCRSLEVFTMFPAGNGGTIELVYMQMYAPTTLAPARDFWTLRYTTSLEDGSLVVCERSLSGSGGGPNAASAHQFVRAEMLPSGYLIRPCDGGGSIVHIVDHLDLEAWSVPEVLRPLYESSRVVAQKMTTAALRYIRQVALEMSGEVVYALGRQPAVLRTFSQRLSRGFNDAINGFNDDGWSLMDSDGVEDIVIATNSTKKIRTDANSANAFSVTGGVICARASMLLQSVPPALLVRFLREHRSEWADYNMDAYCAATLKASSCSFPALRPTRFPGSQIIMSLGHTVENEEILEVVRLEDQAITQDEAASPRDVHLLQLCCGIDENAVGSCFQLVFAPIDEHFPDDAPLISSGFRVIPLDTKADAITSTRTLDLASSLEVGNATQRTSTEKSPCDYSLRSVLTIAFQFPYEMHLQESIAATARQYVRSIVSAVQRVAMAIAPSRPGSDVGQKLLPGSPEASTLAHWICQSYHYHLGLELLRCSDEAGDSLLNMLWHHQDAILCCSFKVQPVFSFANQAGLDMLETSLVALQDISLDKIFDEPERKALYAEFAKLMEQGYVYLPAGVCLSGMGRHVSYEQAIAWKVLSEDNNVHCLAFCFVNWSFV; via the exons ATGGCCGCGGCGGTGGCGGCACGGGGCGCGAGCGGTGGGGGGTTGGACAAGCAGGCGATGGATGCGGGGAAGTACGTTCGGTATACGCCGGAGCAGGTGGAGGCGCTCGAGAGGGTTTATGCGGAGTGCCCTAAGCCAAGCTCGATACGGCGGCAGCAGCTGATTCGGGAGTGCCCCATCCTATCCAACATCGAGCCCAAGCAGATCAAGGTGTGGTTCCAAAATCGAAG GTGTCGTGATAAGCAGAGGAAGGAGGCTTCTCGGCTTCAGGCCGTTAATCGAAAATTGACTGCGATGAATAAGCTTCTGATGGAGGAGAACGAGCGCCTTCAGAAGCAGGTCTCCCAGCTTGTTCATGAGAATGCTTACATGCGGCAACAGCTACAGAAA GCCTCATTGGCCAACGACACAAGCTGTGAATCAGTTGTTACCACTCCTCAGAATTCTCTGAGACATGCAAGTAATCCTGCTGG aCTCCCGTCCATTGCAGAGGAGACCTTGGCAGAGTTCCTCTCAAAGGCTACGGGGACTGCTGTCGATTGGGTCCAGTTGCCTGGGATGAAG CCTGGTCCGGATTCAGTTGGGATTGTTGCTATCTCACATGGTTGCAATGGGGTGGCCGCACGTGCCTGTGGTCTAGTGAATTTAGAGCCAACAAAG ATTGTGGAGATCTTGAAAGACCGCCCTTCTTGGTTTCGTGATTGTAGGAGTCTGGAAGTCTTTACAATGTTTCCAGCTGGGAATGGGGGAACAATTGAACTAGTATATATGCAG ATGTATGCTCCAACTACATTAGCTCCTGCTCGTGACTTTTGGACTCTCAGATACACAACAAGTTTGGAGGACGGGAGTCTTGTG GTCTGTGAGAGATCGTTGAGTGGTTCAGGTGGTGGCCCTAATGCGGCTTCTGCACACCAGTTTGTGAGAGCTGAAATGCTTCCTAGTGGTTATTTGATTCGCCCATGTGATGGCGGGGGCTCGATTGTCCACATTGTTGACCATCTAGATCTTGAG GCATGGAGCGTTCCTGAAGTGCTACGACCACTTTATGAGTCATCCAGGGTAGTGGCTCAGAAGATGACAACTGCG GCACTTCGCTACATCAGACAAGTTGCACTGGAAATGAGTGGTGAAGTAGTTTATGCCTTGGGTAGGCAGCCGGCTGTGCTGCGGACTTTTAGCCAAAGGCTGAGCAG agGCTTTAATGATGCCATCAATGGATTTAATGATGATGGATGGTCACTTATGGATAGTGATGGTGTGGAAGACATAGTAATTGCTACTAACTCAACCAAGAAAATCAGGACTGATGCGAATTCTGCTAATGCTTTTTCTGTCACCGGAGGTGTTATTTGTGCTAGGGCATCTATGTTGCTCCAG AGTGTGCCACCAGCATTATTGGTGCGATTTTTGAGGGAACACCGGTCCGAGTGGGCTGATTACAATATGGATGCATACTGTGCTGCTACACTTAAGGCCAGCTCATGTTCATTTCCTGCATTGCGGCCAACCAGATTTCCTGGGAGTCAGATCATCATGTCACTTGGTCACACTGTGGAGAATGAGGAG ATTCTTGAAGTTGTTCGTCTTGAAGACCAGGCTATCACCCAAGATGAAGCTGCTTCACCTAGAGATGTTCATCTGCTACAG CTTTGCTGTGGAATAGATGAGAATGCAGTTGGATCCTGCTTTCAACTTGTTTTTGCGCCAATTGATGAACATTTTCCTGATGATGCTCCCTTGATATCTTCTGGCTTCCGTGTCATACCACTGGACACAAAAGCA GATGCTATAACGTCCACCCGTACATTAGATTTAGCATCAAGTCTTGAAGTGGGTAATGCCACGCAACGCACCTCCACTGAGAAATCTCCATGTGACTACAGCCTGCGGTCGGTGCTGACGATTGCGTTTCAGTTCCCGTATGAAATGCACCTCCAAGAGAGCATTGCGGCAACGGCCCGCCAATATGTTCGAAGCATTGTCTCAGCCGTGCAAAGAGTCGCGATGGCTATCGCTCCATCACGGCCTGGCTCAGACGTTGGTCAGAAGCTACTTCCGGGATCTCCTGAAGCCTCCACCCTCGCTCATTGGATTTGCCAGAGCTACCA TTATCACCTGGGTCTGGAGCTGCTGAGGTGTTCTGATGAAGCGGGGGACTCTTTGTTGAACATGTTGTGGCATCATCAAGATGCCATTTTGTGCTGCTCATTCAAG GTACAACCAGTCTTCAGTTTTGCAAACCAGGCTGGATTAGACATGTTAGAAACATCCCTGGTTGCGCTACAAGACATCtctttggataaaatttttgatgaaCCCGAAAGGAAAGCGCTGTACGCAGAGTTTGCAAAGTTGATGGAACAG GGCTATGTTTACCTTCCAGCTGGAGTTTGCTTGTCGGGAATGGGCCGCCATGTCTCCTACGAGCAAGCTATTGCTTGGAAAGTTCTCAGCGAAGATAACAACGTCCATTGCCTCGCCTTCTGTTTCGTCAACTGGTCCTTCGTGTGA
- the LOC109713758 gene encoding uncharacterized membrane protein At1g06890-like, translating into MAEGSGSQISVIGSLALSVASSVAIVICNKYLISSLGFLFATTLTSWHLLVTYCTLHVAQRLRFFEAKPIDTQTVILFGLLNGTSIGLLNLCLGFNSIGFYQMTKLAIIPFTVLLETVFLHKKFSQSIKLSLLILLLGVGIASVTDLKLNLLGSVISVLTIAATCVSQILTNTIQKRLKVSSTQLLYQSSLYQAAVLFATGPLVDRMLTNRSVSAFNYTFEVLGFIILSCSIAVSVNFSTFLVIGTTSPVTYQVLGHLKTCLILSFGYTILRDPFTAKNIVGILIAIFGMALYSYYSVLESKKKSANDTLPVTQMVDKEASPLLGAKNSGRYQDGDGDETKDANEVLPASKTSFGQ; encoded by the exons ATGGCGGAGGGGTCGGGTTCACAGATCAGCGTGATCGGTTCGCTCGCGCTCTCGGTTGCTTCTTCGGTCGCGATTGTCATCTGCAACAAGTATCTCATCAGCTCCCTCGGATTTTTATTCG CGACGACGCTGACGAGCTGGCACCTGCTGGTGACGTACTGCACGCTGCACGTGGCGCAGCGGCTGCGGTTCTTCGAGGCGAAGCCCATCGACACGCAGACCGTCATCCTCTTCGGCCTCCTCAACGGCACCTCCATCGGCCTCCTCAACCTCTGCCTCGGCTTCAACTCCATCGGTTTCTACCAG ATGACAAAGCTGGCCATCATCCCCTTCACAGTCCTGCTGGAAACTGTCTTTCTCCACAAAAAGTTCAG CCAGAGTATCAAGCTATCTCTTCTAATCTTGCTCCTCGGAGTCGGCATTGCGTCCGTCACCGATCTCAAGCTCAATCTTCTCGGCTCCGTCATCTCCGTCCTTACCATCGCAGCGACCTGCGTTAGCCAAATC CTAACAAACACAATACAAAAGAGGCTCAAGGTCTCCTCCACACAGCTCCTATACCAATCTTCGCTGTACCAAGCCGCGGTGCTGTTCGCTACTGGCCCTCTCGTCGATCGGATGCTCACTAACCGCAGCGTCTCAGCCTTCAATTACACCTTCGAGGTTTTG GGATTCATTATTCTCTCTTGCTCGATCGCCGTATCCGTCAACTTCAGCACCTTCCTAGTGATCGGCACGACATCTCCCGTGACGTATCAGGTGCTCGGCCACCTTAAGACTTGCCTCATCCTCTCCTTCGGATACACCATACTACGCGACCCTTTTACCGCGAAGAACATCGTCGGCATTCTCATCGCCATCTTCGGCATGGCTCTTTACTCCTACTACTCGGTGCTCGAGAGCAAGAAGAAATCCGCGAACGACACCCTGCCCGTAACTCAG ATGGTTGACAAGGAGGCGTCGCCGCTTCTGGGTGCGAAGAATTCAGGGCGTTATCaggacggcgacggcgacgagaCGAAAGATGCGAATGAAGTTCTTCCAGCTTCCAAAACTTCATTTGGTCAGTGA
- the LOC109713972 gene encoding homeobox-leucine zipper protein HOX9-like isoform X2: MAAAVAARGASGGGLDKQAMDAGKYVRYTPEQVEALERVYAECPKPSSIRRQQLIRECPILSNIEPKQIKVWFQNRRCRDKQRKEASRLQAVNRKLTAMNKLLMEENERLQKQVSQLVHENAYMRQQLQKASLANDTSCESVVTTPQNSLRHASNPAGLPSIAEETLAEFLSKATGTAVDWVQLPGMKPGPDSVGIVAISHGCNGVAARACGLVNLEPTKIVEILKDRPSWFRDCRSLEVFTMFPAGNGGTIELVYMQMYAPTTLAPARDFWTLRYTTSLEDGSLVVCERSLSGSGGGPNAASAHQFVRAEMLPSGYLIRPCDGGGSIVHIVDHLDLEAWSVPEVLRPLYESSRVVAQKMTTAALRYIRQVALEMSGEVVYALGRQPAVLRTFSQRLSRGFNDAINGFNDDGWSLMDSDGVEDIVIATNSTKKIRTDANSANAFSVTGGVICARASMLLQSVPPALLVRFLREHRSEWADYNMDAYCAATLKASSCSFPALRPTRFPGSQIIMSLGHTVENEEILEVVRLEDQAITQDEAASPRDVHLLQLCCGIDENAVGSCFQLVFAPIDEHFPDDAPLISSGFRVIPLDTKDAITSTRTLDLASSLEVGNATQRTSTEKSPCDYSLRSVLTIAFQFPYEMHLQESIAATARQYVRSIVSAVQRVAMAIAPSRPGSDVGQKLLPGSPEASTLAHWICQSYHYHLGLELLRCSDEAGDSLLNMLWHHQDAILCCSFKVQPVFSFANQAGLDMLETSLVALQDISLDKIFDEPERKALYAEFAKLMEQGYVYLPAGVCLSGMGRHVSYEQAIAWKVLSEDNNVHCLAFCFVNWSFV; the protein is encoded by the exons ATGGCCGCGGCGGTGGCGGCACGGGGCGCGAGCGGTGGGGGGTTGGACAAGCAGGCGATGGATGCGGGGAAGTACGTTCGGTATACGCCGGAGCAGGTGGAGGCGCTCGAGAGGGTTTATGCGGAGTGCCCTAAGCCAAGCTCGATACGGCGGCAGCAGCTGATTCGGGAGTGCCCCATCCTATCCAACATCGAGCCCAAGCAGATCAAGGTGTGGTTCCAAAATCGAAG GTGTCGTGATAAGCAGAGGAAGGAGGCTTCTCGGCTTCAGGCCGTTAATCGAAAATTGACTGCGATGAATAAGCTTCTGATGGAGGAGAACGAGCGCCTTCAGAAGCAGGTCTCCCAGCTTGTTCATGAGAATGCTTACATGCGGCAACAGCTACAGAAA GCCTCATTGGCCAACGACACAAGCTGTGAATCAGTTGTTACCACTCCTCAGAATTCTCTGAGACATGCAAGTAATCCTGCTGG aCTCCCGTCCATTGCAGAGGAGACCTTGGCAGAGTTCCTCTCAAAGGCTACGGGGACTGCTGTCGATTGGGTCCAGTTGCCTGGGATGAAG CCTGGTCCGGATTCAGTTGGGATTGTTGCTATCTCACATGGTTGCAATGGGGTGGCCGCACGTGCCTGTGGTCTAGTGAATTTAGAGCCAACAAAG ATTGTGGAGATCTTGAAAGACCGCCCTTCTTGGTTTCGTGATTGTAGGAGTCTGGAAGTCTTTACAATGTTTCCAGCTGGGAATGGGGGAACAATTGAACTAGTATATATGCAG ATGTATGCTCCAACTACATTAGCTCCTGCTCGTGACTTTTGGACTCTCAGATACACAACAAGTTTGGAGGACGGGAGTCTTGTG GTCTGTGAGAGATCGTTGAGTGGTTCAGGTGGTGGCCCTAATGCGGCTTCTGCACACCAGTTTGTGAGAGCTGAAATGCTTCCTAGTGGTTATTTGATTCGCCCATGTGATGGCGGGGGCTCGATTGTCCACATTGTTGACCATCTAGATCTTGAG GCATGGAGCGTTCCTGAAGTGCTACGACCACTTTATGAGTCATCCAGGGTAGTGGCTCAGAAGATGACAACTGCG GCACTTCGCTACATCAGACAAGTTGCACTGGAAATGAGTGGTGAAGTAGTTTATGCCTTGGGTAGGCAGCCGGCTGTGCTGCGGACTTTTAGCCAAAGGCTGAGCAG agGCTTTAATGATGCCATCAATGGATTTAATGATGATGGATGGTCACTTATGGATAGTGATGGTGTGGAAGACATAGTAATTGCTACTAACTCAACCAAGAAAATCAGGACTGATGCGAATTCTGCTAATGCTTTTTCTGTCACCGGAGGTGTTATTTGTGCTAGGGCATCTATGTTGCTCCAG AGTGTGCCACCAGCATTATTGGTGCGATTTTTGAGGGAACACCGGTCCGAGTGGGCTGATTACAATATGGATGCATACTGTGCTGCTACACTTAAGGCCAGCTCATGTTCATTTCCTGCATTGCGGCCAACCAGATTTCCTGGGAGTCAGATCATCATGTCACTTGGTCACACTGTGGAGAATGAGGAG ATTCTTGAAGTTGTTCGTCTTGAAGACCAGGCTATCACCCAAGATGAAGCTGCTTCACCTAGAGATGTTCATCTGCTACAG CTTTGCTGTGGAATAGATGAGAATGCAGTTGGATCCTGCTTTCAACTTGTTTTTGCGCCAATTGATGAACATTTTCCTGATGATGCTCCCTTGATATCTTCTGGCTTCCGTGTCATACCACTGGACACAAAA GATGCTATAACGTCCACCCGTACATTAGATTTAGCATCAAGTCTTGAAGTGGGTAATGCCACGCAACGCACCTCCACTGAGAAATCTCCATGTGACTACAGCCTGCGGTCGGTGCTGACGATTGCGTTTCAGTTCCCGTATGAAATGCACCTCCAAGAGAGCATTGCGGCAACGGCCCGCCAATATGTTCGAAGCATTGTCTCAGCCGTGCAAAGAGTCGCGATGGCTATCGCTCCATCACGGCCTGGCTCAGACGTTGGTCAGAAGCTACTTCCGGGATCTCCTGAAGCCTCCACCCTCGCTCATTGGATTTGCCAGAGCTACCA TTATCACCTGGGTCTGGAGCTGCTGAGGTGTTCTGATGAAGCGGGGGACTCTTTGTTGAACATGTTGTGGCATCATCAAGATGCCATTTTGTGCTGCTCATTCAAG GTACAACCAGTCTTCAGTTTTGCAAACCAGGCTGGATTAGACATGTTAGAAACATCCCTGGTTGCGCTACAAGACATCtctttggataaaatttttgatgaaCCCGAAAGGAAAGCGCTGTACGCAGAGTTTGCAAAGTTGATGGAACAG GGCTATGTTTACCTTCCAGCTGGAGTTTGCTTGTCGGGAATGGGCCGCCATGTCTCCTACGAGCAAGCTATTGCTTGGAAAGTTCTCAGCGAAGATAACAACGTCCATTGCCTCGCCTTCTGTTTCGTCAACTGGTCCTTCGTGTGA